In Desulfomonile tiedjei, the DNA window ACGAGGTTTACCGTGTCCTGAACCCTTTTGATACGTTCAGGATAATGGGTAACTTTCAAGCCGCTTTCATAGCCCGGATGCGAGGCTTTCAGCATAGTGCGAATCGTCTCACTGACGGTCGCCACTTCCTTCCAATGATCGGTTCGGATTCGCAAATGCCTGATGGGATACATGTCGCGAAAGCGTCTCCTAGCTGCGGTCAGGGGGACAAAAATGGTACGGAGGGTGTCCGGACCTTGGATGCCTCCCAGAACTCCGATCACCGTGACGCTCATATTGTCAATCTGGATGGCTTTTCCCAAAGGATCGGTTCCCCCGAAGAGATCCACGGCCACGTGCTCTCCCAAAACCCCGTACATGGTGCCGGTAGCCACATCCTCATTTTCAATCAGTCGTCCTTCGCGGCAGTGAGCCATAATCGTCCTCCAGAACGAGGCCTCAACCCCTGCCAGTCGGACCATAATTCTCGTTGGGCCTACAGCGGCCTCGATGTTGCCCATTGACACAACTGGGGCAACTTCGACCACATGAGGGATTTTTTTCATGCGCTCTACGTCGCTTGCGAAGAATTCCCCCTGGTGAGGGCTGTCAAAATCGGAACGCTCAACATCAATGATCGTTGCGCCCCCCAAAATGACGAGGTGCTCGCCTATCCTGTGATCAACCGAATCGCTTACATTGATAAGAATAATAACACCCGATACGCCCACTCCTATTGCCACCAACACAAATTTGTACCGTCTACGGTTTCGAAAAACCATTCTCCAAGATAGTTTTAGCACATCGTGAAAGCTCGATTTTGTCATACCGCTTCGCTTCAAAACTGCAAATATTTGCTCCGCTTGATGAGGCTGATCCGACGGGTTCCCCTGCCACGAAAGGCCCAACTCCCGACCTTGCAACGGAGACTCGTGGGAACCACCAATAAGCCTCGTTACTGGCTCAAAGGCGAATGGACGTTATGGTCCGCCAACGGCTTGAGATGCGGTTACCGCATCCCTTTTTAGGAAGCGCTCCAAAAAATCTACAAGGACTTGCAAGCTGGAGGTTAGGACAGGTTTGTCATCGTCTCCCGGCTGGTCAAGTTGGTAATACACATTGAACATGTGTCGCTCCCCAGGATAGATGCAACATTCGAAGTTCCTCTTGGCTGCTTCGAGCTGCGCGGCCAGCTCGCGTGCATACCGCACATCGTATACCCCATCGGCTTCTCCATGGAATATCAATACCGGAGGCAACTCCGCCGGCTCATAAGGGAGAATCCAGGGCCATCCACCGTTGTTCCAAACGACACACCTTATTCTTGAGTTTTTGTTGGCATAAGCCAGCGCAGCGTTTGCCGACTGGGAAAATCCCGAAACCGCTATTTTTGCCGAGTTCACTCTGGGCTGACTGGCCAGGTAACTCACCGCGCTATCGATGTTCCGAATATACCATTGATGGCCCATCGCGAGCCGGGCAACCACAGACAAATGGTTTATCCATGCCCAAATATGATGTGGCATCTTCCTCCAACTATCCGGTCCTGGTGTCAGGCATGGCGGATAACCCGAAGCGTCCAACAGGAGCACTGCATAACCGTTCTTCGCCAGCTTCCTACAATACGCGTGGAATTGGATTAATTTCGCTCCCCCGGCGTTCGCGGCCACCACCACTCCTGGCCACGGGTTGTCAACCGATGTGTCCGGCAAAAAGTAATAACCTGGAAGCGTCTCCCGCCCCGTCAGAGGGATTTCAACATCTGTTCTCTCCGCGTGGGAAACAAAGCAGAGGGCGAATACAAGGAAAATAGTCAAAATCGTGGGCGATGCCTTTTCCAATGGACGGCGGTTCATTGTGGAACCTCGAAGGGCAAGAGGATCTTAGTATGACAGTTTGCTCCGGCTCTCCTCCCCAGCTGTTGTGTCCTCTTCAGCCAAAGGTTTCGGCGCAAACTACCTGCGGGAAAAACTCTCGCGGAAGAAACCATGTGGGGCCTCAACCGGAATCATGCCGCGGGCCTTCGGTTTGCTCGGTTCATAGATCGGATGGCCGGCATTTCTTGCGCTGTCCGGCCTATTACTGTGCGCCAGGAGTTTTCTAAGGAACGCGCCAAACTCCTCCCACTACTAACGACCCCATCCGGCCTCGCTGCACAGGTGTGCACTCTTTCGGGCCAAAGTCCGTTCTTTTGTCGCGAACGAGTATGAAAAGCCCATTTCCCATGGGTTTCTAGACATACTGTTCATCAAGGCCAAGTGTCAAGATTAACCTTGACGGCTACCCCGAGGAATGGGCCGGCGCGGAGGCTCGCTTCGATTCTCAGCCGAACGGTTTTCCTTTTTCCGGAACTGTGAGCCGCTGGTGGGTCGGTATATCGGAGGTCAAAGTATCGCGGTGCCAAGGCCGTTGTTGTGCGCTGCCTTTCCGGCGGGTTTCACACGGATCGAACCAGCAGACCGGGCATTCCGGATCGGTGCACGGGTCCAAATGTATCAGAATGTCAGCCAGACCCCGAAAATGCCGATTGAAAATATCCTCAAGCTCTTTGACCTCGCGATGACCTTCTTCAAGCGCCAGTTCTCTGGGCAGAATCAGATGGAAATCCACATGCACATGCCTTCCGGAACGCCAGGCTCGGAGTTTGTGCACATCTATCCAAATGTCTTTCCTGTTGCGGGCCAGTAAGGAGCTGATTTCGTCCAGCAGGTCGGGGTCGGAGGTGTCCATGAGACCTCCAAAGGCCTGACGAACCAGCTGTACGCCGGCAATGACTATGTTGATGCCGACCGCGCAGGCCACCACCCCGTCAAGGCTGTACCGGCCCGTGAAATAGACCAGAATGAGCCCGGCAAAAACGCCTCCCGACGTGTACACGTCCGTCAGAACATGTTTCCCGTCCGCAACCAGGGCAAGTGATCTCGTCCGTTTGCCGACTCGAACCAGAAACAATCCCAGTGCAAGATTAACCAAACTCACGCCGACGAGAATGATCAGTCCTTCTTGAAGTTGAGGAAGCTCTTGCGGATGCAAGATTTGACGCAAGCCTTGCTGGAAAATCCCCACTGCGGCCAGGATGATCAGCGCGCCCTCGAATCCCGCTGAAAAGAACTCTATCTTACCGTGCCCGTAAGGATGGGTCTCGTCAGGAGGCTTGTGCGCGAGTAAGACGCTCCAAAGCGCAAAAGCACTGGCCACCACATTGATTATGGACTCCAGAGCATCCGATAAGATCGCTGAGGAGCCGGTTATCCAGTAGGCGTAGAACTTCAAAGCCATCAGCACCGTGCCCACAACAAGCGCTGTGGCCATGGTGCTCCGGTTGAGCTTGAAACCCTCCGCGTCGCCTAAATTAGACATCTCTGAAGCATCCCCGCCGCCTTGGCGTGCGTTCGCGCACAAATCCCCGTCTCCCTTTCACCTTGTTGAGCCTTTTCTCAACGGCAATTAGGACCTATACAGATAAGTCACCCGGAGCAGTCGGAGGGATTCGCACCGGCTCGTAATTAATTCTCTTAAACAGGAGAGATGACGCCTGTCCGCCCGAAATCTTATCGTATTGGTTCACCGGGCTTCCACGCCGTGGCGTGGTACGCCCGGTGAGGATGGAGGGGGAGACCATCTCCCCCTCCAAGCCTCCCCCATCGTGATTCCGACCGGCTTAGCTTGTCCCGGTGAACTGTCACATCTTATCTTTCATCTCGAACCGGCACCATGAGTGCGCATCAGCCGGCAGTGGACCTGACAGTGAGGACTGGACAATTGGCCGTCCTAACCACATTTTCCGCGACACTCCCCACTATGAGATGCCGCACCCCGGTCCATCCGTGAGTCCCCATAATGATGAGATCCGCCGATTGTTCTTCGGCAAAACGCACTATTTCCTCGGCCGGGGCTCCTGTTCGGTAATGAGTGCTAACTTTTTCCACTTCGCGTCTGCAATCATTGGCGAGCAATTCCAGTTCTTCTTCAACACCTTCGCGAATGTTTTCCTGAATCAGCGCGGTTTCGGTGGGAACTCTGTTAGCCAGGGTGGGGTAGCCCAAGAGACGCGAGTTTACCACGTGCAAAATCAGAAGCTCAGCACGAAAAGCCTTTGCGTACTCTATGGCGGAAATTCGGGCGGGCACCGAATTCTCCGAGAAATCTGTGCAGGCCAGGACCTTCTTGGGGATCATGGTCGGATCTCCTTCATCGGCGCCTGGAGTGGGCCTGAAAGGAATCGCGTCGTCTCTTGGAGAGCGCCCTCAAAAAAAGAATTCGACGCCGGTTGTCGAAAACCGACATTGCCAAGATCATAGCCTAGAAACAACGCGACTCCCCGAGTGGCACTAGGAATCGCAGCGCCGGGTTCTTTGCCTTCTTTGACTAAGCGGCTTCCAGCCCTGAAATCAAATCCAGAAGCTTTTGCGCCATGTCTTTAAGATGCCTGCTAACCGACTGAGTAGATTCCAGCATGTCAAGGTAAAGCGAGGAGGACTTGGGCGCTGTAGCTCCGGCCAACAGCCGCTCTACGTGCGCCAATTCCCATTCCTGGCACTTCTCGTCAATGGCGGTGGCAGACTTGATCACATGCTCAAGCAAATTCTTATTGGGCGTTACAATGCAGTCCCGAAAGTCACCCAGAAGGCCTCGGGTGATCTTGAACATTTGCTGCACTTCATCATTGGCTCGGTCGTCAAACGTAATGTCTTCGTTGCACTTTATGCGACAACAAGTCAGAATGCTTTCCATAAAATCGCCGATTCGTTCCACATAACCCGGAAAAAGAATGAAGGTGCGACAAACCTCTTTGGGCACGTTGATGGAGCATGCAATGATGTTCGTCAGCATTTTTTCCTGCTGATGAACTTCTGACGCCAGTTTATCGCAGGCGTTGATCTCTTCCGGGCAATTCCTGATGAAGCCTTCGTTAACAAGGCGGGCCATTTCAATCAGCTTGCTTAACATGACCAATAGGCCCTCATCCAGGCCAAAAGACTCGGAAACCGGCCTCTTGTGCAGCTCTTCGATCTTCAAGGCCTCGGAGTCGAGCTTGGGGCTCATCATACGAAATGGGTTGACCACAATGCGCTTGTCTTTCATAGGTGGTAGCTTCCTCCCTCCTCAGTGGTGCCGTGGCAATGTATTTAACCCATCTTAATCCGGATGGATTTCTTTGCTGGTTATGGCCGGGGCAACTGCAAGGTCATATTAGACACTTTACCGTGCCCTCCTGAGCTATCTGAATAAAGTCGAAACAGTCCCTGGATTGCAGGGTTCCCAGGGCGTGCATTCATTTCTTGCTGACCGGAAAGAATTGAAAGCATTTGATACCACAATTTATCTCTTAACACAACTGCCCACATCGTAGTTTCGTCAACGGGGGAAAGCAAAGTAGGGGCACCCTATGGTGCCCCTACAACGGACGATGCGCTTGGCTTGGAAAACGCATCGAGGCGGAAAATAAAACGAGTGGGATCAACCGTACCTGCGCCTAATTCTAAGGGAGGCTGCACCATGAAAGAGCAACTTGTATGCCAATGGATGATGGCCAAATGAGTACTGATAAGATTGCGAAATCCGGAAGGTTGGCCGATGCGAATGTGGAGCACAATCCCCTTTGACCCGCGCGGTTCTGTCAGTTTCTTTTACGTCGTGTAAAAATGGCTGACAGGTTAACGTGGACTGATTGCCAAGGGTCTTGTCCACACCTCTTCCGAATTTTATAGTGATTCTCAAAAGTTTTCGCGGAATGAAGCCACAGTGGCGCCTGGGCGAACGGCGGCCAATAGGCCGCCCTACGGGAGATGACACCAAGCCTGGGACTACAAACGTAGGGCGGCCTATTGGCCGCCGCAAATTACGGGGCGAGTCAAGATGAAGCCGGCACAGGAATCCGCTAGCCAATCCGTGATTACTTTCGGGAGCCGCTATTACACCCTTTCGAAGTTGAAAATATTGGGTGCCACTGACCTGGGAACCAGGTCAGTGCCGGACACGATGCACATCCGAGTCACTTTTTCAGAGGCGAATCGGTATCACACCAGGGGAGATCTTACCAACAGAGACAAGGCCTCGCGCGAGGTGGCCGCTAGTTGCGGCTCTTCATCCTGAAGGGAAAGAAGTTGGCGGAGGTGATCCGCGGTCCGCAAGATCATCATGGACAGGTCGCCTTCATCCGCAGTCAAGTGGCGGCTCAATTCATCCCATTCGACGTCTTGAGCCCAAAGGTATACTGCGGCCGAGGGCCAGAACAAAATCGGCGGGACCTCAAAGCCTCGCATGACCATGAACTGGGCAACGGGCTTGAGTTTTTTCACCATGCTGCGGAACCTTTTCCACAGCGGCCTCGTGTTTTGCCACAATTCGCGGCTGAGCAGGACTTCCTTATCTTTGTCCACCACAAACGGCGCGATGAGCGCGGCAAGTTCCTCGGGAGTAAGTTTATTGAACTCGCCCTCCCGGATAAGTTCGGCTATGAGCAGCGGGTGGTCCAGTCGAAGGCGCGCGGCCCATCGCCCGTCATAAGTGGGCACACCCTTTTCATCAACATAGTCCAGTTCGCGGAGCAAGCTCAGGTGCTTCCTAAAGCCTTTTATCAGTCGCTTGTGAACCCTGTCCGCCTCTCGACGACTCTCGTGGAATCCGGCGAAAGAGAAACCCAGGAGCCTCTCCACACCCTGCGGATCATGCGAAAGCAGCAGATTGAGGGTCATGGAAAAGTTGACGGCTATCCTGGACTGTAACGGTTCAGGTTCCGACAGAAGCAGCTCCTGCACCAGAGGAATGTTCAGAAATTTTCCGGGGACCACCAAAATGAATCCGGCTTTGTCCATCCCGCGTCGGCCGGCGCGACCGGTCATTTGGTGTATGTCGGTGGCTGACATGTCCACAAAAGAGCGTCCGTTGAACCGATCGCTTTGCAACAAGACCACCGTTCGCGCCGGGAAATTGACGCCCGCTGCGACCGTCGAGGTGGAAAAGATTACCTCGAGGTGTCCCTGGACCATCATCTTCTCGACCAGCAATCGCCACGTAGGAAGCTGGCCCGCGTGGTGAGACCCTGCGCGGGATTCCAGCAGCCGATCGAGCTGGCGGTGGGTTTTCAACTCGGGGTAAGTCTCGACGAGGGCCTTCAGTTCTTTGGAAAAACCCCCGTGGCTGGGCCGTTGAGGAGAGGGCAAGAGCCTGTCCATGGCCTTGTCGCACTCAGATCGGGATTTCAGGAAAACTATCGCGGGCAGCAGATCGAACTCACGAAGGGTCTCCACTATTCCATTTACGTCCGGAAAGCCGGAATCACGGCCTCTTTTACGGCCCTTGTCAGCCTTGGCTTGGGCCGCCGCCGCAGGAAAGAGCCGCTGGCCGCGGAAGAACGGTGTCAGGTCTCCCTCCGGGGTCCTGAAAAGCACGTGCAGAGGCACGGGGCGCTCATCAGAAAAAACCACCGAACAATGAGAGCCTCGGATATGAGACAGCCAGCCCGCCAAAGTCTCCGCGTTGGAAATGGTCGCGGAAAGCAGCAGAATCCTGACGCGGGGAGGGAGATAGATAAGGACCTCTTCCCACACGACTCCTCTGTCGAGATCTCCCAAATAATGGGCCTCGTCGAGAATCACGAGACTTATGTCAAGATCCACCCCCGCCTGCATGGCGTCGTAGAGTTGATTGCGAAGGATCTCCGTTGTGCCGACAATCACCGCCGCGTCGGAATTCTCTTTGCGATCTCCCGTCAGAATCCCGACCCTGTCCCGGCCGAACAACTCCCCGAACTCTCCATATTTTGCGTTGGAAAGCGCCTTTAAAGGTGTGGCATACCAAATCCCCCCCGAGCCGCGGCTAAGGTACTTCTTGGTAGCCTCCAAGGCTATCCAGGTCTTTCCCGAACCGGTTGGCGCGCTGACTACCACATCCTCCATCTGAATTCTTTCCAGAGCCTCAACCTGGAAAGGGTCCGGGATGAACGGAGTCGGTTCGGGCTTCCCAATATCAGCCAACAATTGGGCCGCCTCCCGGTGAAGGGTAGGGGGCCTTTTGTCCTGGACAGGGGCCGGCTTTTCCTTGCGGGCCCCTCGAAAGGAAGCTCGTTTTCTAGGGAATGATTTTTTATTCTTCGTTTTGAATGTCCGTTTTACCTTTCAATAGAATTGACCGAGGATTCGGCCTTCACACCCCTGTGCGTTCCATCAAGTGAGACCCGAGGCATAACCCCTGGTCGAGGGCAGACTGGCTACTCCCAGTGGAGGAGGCGCGCCGTTGGGCACGGCAAAACTACACAGAATAGCAGTTGCCAAAATCCTGGACCTTATCCGATAGTCGTGCTGCAAAAAAATCGGTAGGGTCCAGCGTCCCTGTCACGCCAGGGGCGTGATTGATTTGCGTGGCTATAATCAGCCGGCACGGAGGCCGGCTGCTACCAACTGCCATTATTCGGCTCCGCAATCGAACATAAACTTTTGCAATTGCATTGTCTGCCCAATGCTGTCGGATCCTTCCGCCAAATCAAAAAACCGCAAAATCAATATGTAGCGAATGCTTATATCGATGATCGGTAGGCTTTCATTACGACGGGATTATTGCCAAACCACTCCACCATTTTTGAGAAACCTTGTTCAAATGAATACCGGGGCCTCCATTCTAACTTCTGTTTTATAAGTCCGCTATCGGACACCCATGTTCCGGTATCCCAGATTCGATTTGTCATGGAAGCCCATTTAGGCTCCGTTGTTATGTTGAGCTGTCTCCGCGCGATCGCGACGACCTCCCGGATGCTGGTCTGTACCCCTGTGCCGACGTTGTAAACTACGTCCCGGTCTTGATCCTGGACCATCGCTGCCAGGAGATAAGCCTGCACCACATCGTCCACGTAAACGAAATCGCGAGCGATGTCAGGATCTACAAGCGGCGGCAGTGCGTTTTGCAGACCCTTCAGGACAAGCGTGGGCATAAGGCGCGTGGGCTCTTCATACGGTCCGTAAACTGAATAAAGTCTCAGTGTGGGAATCCTTACTCCGCGGCTTCTCGCAATGTATCCGCAAAGCATGGTTGCAGAGGCCTTGCCCACCGCGTAATAGCTGTTAGGCTCCAGCATTTCGGTTTCCGTGGGAGCATGGTCCTTGAAGCCATATTCCGAGGATGACCCTGTGTTGACGAGAACCTCAAACTCGGTTTCCATACACGCATGAACGAGATTCACAGTCCCCATTAAATTGGTTTCCAGAATCTGCCTTGCATCGCTCTGAGACGAGTACGCGCCGTGTGCAGCCAGATGGAAAACCCATTCCGGCCGAATCCCCTTAATAACGCGGGTGAGCAGGTTCGAGTCCCGCAGGTCCGCCAAATGGACAATCACGTCGTTCAGGATGTCCCTGATTCGCCAATCCGCATGTCGCTCCCGGAGAATGAGATTGACTCTGTGGCCGAGCCCTAGAAGGTGGCGGGCAAGATTGGCCCCCACAAAGCCCGAGGCTCCTGTTATGACGACGTTGGCCATGGATAGAGGCTCCGACACTCGGTTAGAGAAAACTCCCGTAGTCAAAAGTCTCAATGTAGGGCTGAGCCCATGCTTTCACTGCTTCGATCTCTTCCTTGGACAACTCATGGGCCGTAGCCTTATTAGCCTCCGGCGAAGCTCTTCGGATAGTGCCCCAGGGATAGACCTCTTCCAAGGCTTCACCGTTCCATGTGGGCCGCTGCAAAGAGCTTTCAGCTCGAAGACCCAGCTTGGAACACACTTCTCCCAAGGCCCGCTGCGGATCGGCAACCACGTCCTCAAAGCGCACCAGGTGAACTCGGTCCGGGTTGAGCTTATGATTCATCAACGCGTGATACTGAGTGGTGACCCAGGCCGTCAAATATCGCTCCAAGGACATTGGGACGGGCCGTTTCTTGGTGTCGGCATAAGCTGACCACGGATTGCGGACTACGTGAAGTACATGTGCATGAGGCAAATCTTGCAGGATTTTGTCCGCGTCCACCGCGATAATAGGGCTGTACCCCACATAGAACTGTTCCTCGCCGGAACGTTTATAATCCTTCCACGCGTCGAAAGTAGCGCGGAAAAACGCGGCCACATTGCCGCCCCTGGACCGGCCGGTTTGATTCACGTATTTCACGAAGAGATCGCACCGTTCCTCGTCGCTCAAATCAAAGGGCATGTGCTGGAACTTGCTCACAAGCGGCGTGCGTGCGCGGACCTTGCACTCTTCGTCGATGATGGCTTTGTAGTCCTGAAAAGGCGTGGCAGCAAGATCAAAAACAGGCCAACGGTATTTCACAGGAAACATGGAAGTGAGATGGTCATGCACCAGATGGCTCCCCACCTGTGATTCAAAGGGATAAACGTACATCTGGGGATGGCCGTCCAAGAACCGGTGAACCGTGTTGCCACCGTTTTCGTACATAGCCGAAAGCATTAGAAACCGAAATTCCATCAATCCTCCTGTAAATCCTCGACCTGAAATGAATAGAAGAGCAATTTTTCTCTATGGTTCGCGGTATCGCTCCCTACACTAAATGGCAGGCCCTTGGCGAAACCCCGAGGCAGCCAGTCCACTGAAAAGATCTGGCTTCCAAAAGGCCAGAAGATGCTCCCCAACAGCCGTCCCGTGGCTGTATCAATCGCGTGAACGCCGCACCGGCTGGAATCCACATCCAGGCCCGGAGCGTACTGCCTGAAACGCGGCAGTACGCGGGACGTGCCGACGAACATCGTGTTTTTGCTGAAACAGAGTCCTCTCGTCCATCCGGGCAAGCCGGATACCGGGCGGAACTTTTCTCCCTCGATGAAACCGACCTCTCCGTAACCACTGTTGTCCACCCAGATCTCACCTTTGTAAAATCGCGCGGAGTGAGGTCGCGTAAGGTCGCGAGCTACGGGCTCCCTTGACTCTCCGGAGAAGATCACGCCTCTGCGGTCCACAGGGAAATCAGGATCTCCCGGCCGGAGGTCGGTGACCTCGTCTGTTGACGCGGAGAAGAACGAGGACTCCAAATTATCGCCCGCTGCAATGGAGTTCAGTTGGAGATGGTTTTGGCCAAACACCGGCCCGTCATCGGTTTCAATGCACCGGGGCCACCAAACCCGTTCGTGTCTGCCTGAGGCGTGCAGTCTGACTACAGCGTTCTGTCCGACCGAATTGGCATGGAGTTCCCCGCCCACCATGGCCAGATCGTGAATGTAAAGACACCCCGGCAGAATTCGTGTGCGGACAGGGACCAGCAGCTTGTCTTCCAATCGCGTTTCCGGCACGTCGAGACGAGACATCAATCCATTCAACGGCGCAAAGTCGAATATCTGATTCGGATTGCGCGTGCTCGCTACATGAACCACCCCATTTTCGCGATCAACCGCCAGTCCTGAAGGATGAGGTAGCCTCATTAGCGACGTGACCGGACCCGCGGATTCGTCCGTGCTCATGCCAAGCAGAAGATGTTCGTATTCCCGAGTTACAAGCAGGGTTATGTCAAGATCGTGTAGGGTTTCCCACCACTTCCCCTGTGTCTCGAATTCCAGAAGCCGCCGGTCGACACTCCGAGCCCCTTGCCAGTAAGCGACGATCTCCGCGGGATCACGAAATTCTTCGTTTTGGCGCTCCCACATGGCTTCCCGCTCGCCATCCCGGTCCGGCTTGCTCAATTTTCAGACCCTCGGTCAGGGTTCTGATCGCTCGCGGTCGAGCGCCACATTCGAAACGCCCCCCAATACATTCTAACGGCCGAGGCCCAGTTAGTGGTGGATTCTCCGCCGTGCCGCACGGTGGAGACTATGGGCACTTCGAGGATTTGAAGCCCGAGTTGCTTGCACCTGACAATGAATTCCAGGTCCACCAGATCGCCGTTTTCTTTCAGATCGAGACTATCCAATGTATCTCGGCTGAAAACCTTCGGGGTCCCGTTCACATCCCAAACAGGGAGATCGAATAGGTTTCTGCACTGAACATTGTAGAACACCGATCCCATTCTCCTCACGAACGGGTGGCGAAGCCTACGGTTAGCCTTGATCACCAGGCCCGGATTAGCCAATCCCAGCATGATGTGGAGAGCCAGGGCGTATGAACTGGTGCGCGCCGAGTTCGTGTAACACAGTATTTCTCCACTTGACGCGGCAAAGCCGGCCTTCAGCGCTCTCCCCCATCCGGGCAGATCGTTGTGTAGGACCTTTAGCAGCGGATACGAACCGGTTAGAGACTCGCAGCGTTCCAGAGAGCCGTCTCGGCTTGCATTGACCACAAGTATGATCTCGATCGACTGTTTCAAGTTGTCAAGAGCGGCCAAGTAGTTTTTGACAATGTGTTCGATGTGATCCGCCTGGTTATAGACCGGTAGGACAACTGAGACGTGCGGGGTTTCAATCATTCTCCAAACTCTTTGAGCGCATTTACCACGCTGTCTGATATACTCCGGGCCGAAAGACCGTTTACCTCCCGCAGGCAAGCCTCTCCGCCGCATGTTGCCGAGGGCGGCGTCCGGACACCGCATCTGAAGACCCGGCCGCAAGTTCCGTTTTCTGCCGCAATCTCAGCAACAAGGGAACCGAGACCTCCATCCACGTAGTGCTCCTCCACAGTCACCACCAGCGGAAAACGTTTCAGCATCCGGTGAATGTCCTCTACAGGCGCGGGCCTCAGAGAAGACACGACCGACACATTGGCCTGAATTCCTTTTCGGGAAAGAATGTCGGATGCTTTGATGGCTTCAGCGGCTATGCTGCCAAGCACAAGAATCAGAACATCGTCGCCGTCCCTGACCGTTTCGATTCTCCCCAGCCTGAATCGCCCGCCCAAGCCGGGAAGCACATAGTCGTCCCTCTTGCCAATACGGTAGTAAATAGGCCCCGGTAGATCGTACGTCGCTCGTATGGCAGCGGATGCCTGCTCGTGATCGGCAGGGGCTACCACGGTCAGGCCGGGCTGGACTCGGGCTATGGTCAGGTCCTCCAGAGCGTGATGCGTGATACCCGCGTGCCCATATTCAAAACCGCCTCCCACGCCGATAATGCGCACCGGAAGTTTGTGAAGTATCGGTCCGTTGCGTATCTGCTCGTAACCCCTCATGGAAGCGAAGGTAGCGATCGAATAGACGTAAGGAACGTAGCCCGACGCTGCAAGACCGGTCGCAAGGCCGATCATGTTCGCTTCGGCCACTCCAACATTGAAAAACCGGGTGGGATGCGCCTCTGAAAACTCCTCCAAAACCATGAAGCCCAGGTCTGCCGTCAAAAGCAAAATTCGTGGATCGGATCGGGCAATCTCGGTGAGCGCCCTCGTGCAGGCAAGTCTCATGACTCACTTGCCTCCAGTTCCTTTAGGGCCTGGGCATACAAATCATCGGAGAGCGGCAGGTAATGCCATTCCACTTTGCCCTCCATGAAGGAAACGCCTTTTCCGCTAATCGTATTGGCTATGAGGACATTTGGAGGCCCGTCCGCGGTTTCCAAACCTGCCAGTGTTTGCCTCAACTCAGCGGGGTTGTGCCCATCAATTTCATGGACCTTCCAGCCGAAAGCGCGCCATTTTTCGCCAAGGGGATGCAAGTCAATCACGTCTTTGGTTTTTCCCAGCGCCTGCTGCCCGTTGTTGTCCACGATGGCCACAAGATTGGCAAGCTTGTGGTGGGCTGCAAACATTACCGTTTCCCACAGGGAGCCCT includes these proteins:
- a CDS encoding ABC transporter permease, whose amino-acid sequence is MVFRNRRRYKFVLVAIGVGVSGVIILINVSDSVDHRIGEHLVILGGATIIDVERSDFDSPHQGEFFASDVERMKKIPHVVEVAPVVSMGNIEAAVGPTRIMVRLAGVEASFWRTIMAHCREGRLIENEDVATGTMYGVLGEHVAVDLFGGTDPLGKAIQIDNMSVTVIGVLGGIQGPDTLRTIFVPLTAARRRFRDMYPIRHLRIRTDHWKEVATVSETIRTMLKASHPGYESGLKVTHYPERIKRVQDTVNLVKTLIYLICTAVTGLGGFSAAYLMLASVNERTREIGLKKALGGSDTMVMVQFIMEALILCLAAGVAGALFAWIGCVVTKAVMGFEIDGGLLFLSSVGGLFATVVIGVFCGASPALKASRMSPTEAMRFE
- a CDS encoding dienelactone hydrolase family protein, producing MNRRPLEKASPTILTIFLVFALCFVSHAERTDVEIPLTGRETLPGYYFLPDTSVDNPWPGVVVAANAGGAKLIQFHAYCRKLAKNGYAVLLLDASGYPPCLTPGPDSWRKMPHHIWAWINHLSVVARLAMGHQWYIRNIDSAVSYLASQPRVNSAKIAVSGFSQSANAALAYANKNSRIRCVVWNNGGWPWILPYEPAELPPVLIFHGEADGVYDVRYARELAAQLEAAKRNFECCIYPGERHMFNVYYQLDQPGDDDKPVLTSSLQVLVDFLERFLKRDAVTASQAVGGP
- a CDS encoding cation transporter, producing the protein MATALVVGTVLMALKFYAYWITGSSAILSDALESIINVVASAFALWSVLLAHKPPDETHPYGHGKIEFFSAGFEGALIILAAVGIFQQGLRQILHPQELPQLQEGLIILVGVSLVNLALGLFLVRVGKRTRSLALVADGKHVLTDVYTSGGVFAGLILVYFTGRYSLDGVVACAVGINIVIAGVQLVRQAFGGLMDTSDPDLLDEISSLLARNRKDIWIDVHKLRAWRSGRHVHVDFHLILPRELALEEGHREVKELEDIFNRHFRGLADILIHLDPCTDPECPVCWFDPCETRRKGSAQQRPWHRDTLTSDIPTHQRLTVPEKGKPFG
- a CDS encoding universal stress protein codes for the protein MIPKKVLACTDFSENSVPARISAIEYAKAFRAELLILHVVNSRLLGYPTLANRVPTETALIQENIREGVEEELELLANDCRREVEKVSTHYRTGAPAEEIVRFAEEQSADLIIMGTHGWTGVRHLIVGSVAENVVRTANCPVLTVRSTAG
- a CDS encoding DEAD/DEAH box helicase: MLADIGKPEPTPFIPDPFQVEALERIQMEDVVVSAPTGSGKTWIALEATKKYLSRGSGGIWYATPLKALSNAKYGEFGELFGRDRVGILTGDRKENSDAAVIVGTTEILRNQLYDAMQAGVDLDISLVILDEAHYLGDLDRGVVWEEVLIYLPPRVRILLLSATISNAETLAGWLSHIRGSHCSVVFSDERPVPLHVLFRTPEGDLTPFFRGQRLFPAAAAQAKADKGRKRGRDSGFPDVNGIVETLREFDLLPAIVFLKSRSECDKAMDRLLPSPQRPSHGGFSKELKALVETYPELKTHRQLDRLLESRAGSHHAGQLPTWRLLVEKMMVQGHLEVIFSTSTVAAGVNFPARTVVLLQSDRFNGRSFVDMSATDIHQMTGRAGRRGMDKAGFILVVPGKFLNIPLVQELLLSEPEPLQSRIAVNFSMTLNLLLSHDPQGVERLLGFSFAGFHESRREADRVHKRLIKGFRKHLSLLRELDYVDEKGVPTYDGRWAARLRLDHPLLIAELIREGEFNKLTPEELAALIAPFVVDKDKEVLLSRELWQNTRPLWKRFRSMVKKLKPVAQFMVMRGFEVPPILFWPSAAVYLWAQDVEWDELSRHLTADEGDLSMMILRTADHLRQLLSLQDEEPQLAATSREALSLLVRSPLV
- a CDS encoding GDP-mannose 4,6-dehydratase, translating into MANVVITGASGFVGANLARHLLGLGHRVNLILRERHADWRIRDILNDVIVHLADLRDSNLLTRVIKGIRPEWVFHLAAHGAYSSQSDARQILETNLMGTVNLVHACMETEFEVLVNTGSSSEYGFKDHAPTETEMLEPNSYYAVGKASATMLCGYIARSRGVRIPTLRLYSVYGPYEEPTRLMPTLVLKGLQNALPPLVDPDIARDFVYVDDVVQAYLLAAMVQDQDRDVVYNVGTGVQTSIREVVAIARRQLNITTEPKWASMTNRIWDTGTWVSDSGLIKQKLEWRPRYSFEQGFSKMVEWFGNNPVVMKAYRSSI